The following proteins are encoded in a genomic region of Micrococcaceae bacterium Sec5.8:
- a CDS encoding FAD-dependent oxidoreductase: MSTSAKTSPHRPSRRPLRVAIVGAGPAGVYAADILTKSNEVKDGDFDVSIDLFEAYPAPYGLIRYGVAPDHPRIKGIVNALHKVLDRGDIRFLGNVTYGRDLTLHDFRAFYDAVIFSTGAIKDADLEIPGINLEGSFGGADFVSWYDGHPDVPRDWPLEAKEIAVIGNGNVALDVARMLVKHADELQVTEIPDNVYQALKNSPVTDVHVFGRRGPAQIKFTPLELRELSHARDVDIVLYPEDFEFDEASDEAIRSNNQIRTMVNTLTNWLVEEHAEAEHPSSRRLHLHFLHNPVAVLGTAGDADRPGTVTGIKFERMQLDGTGNVKGTGEYLDYPVQAVYRAIGYHGSPLDELEYDARRGVIPNEGGRVLDAEGNPVPGIYATGWIKRGPVGLIGHTKGDALETVGFLLEDRLSLPPAQNPDPQAIIDLLEARGIEYTTWEGWNNLDSHERALGAQWSASSDANGVVRERIKVVPREEMVRISRG, translated from the coding sequence GTGTCCACCTCAGCCAAAACTTCGCCTCACAGACCGTCCAGACGTCCGCTCCGCGTTGCGATTGTCGGCGCCGGACCGGCCGGCGTCTACGCCGCGGATATCCTGACCAAGTCCAACGAAGTCAAGGACGGCGACTTCGACGTCAGCATCGACCTCTTTGAGGCCTACCCCGCCCCGTACGGCCTGATCCGGTACGGCGTGGCCCCGGACCACCCCCGGATCAAGGGGATCGTCAACGCCCTGCACAAGGTCCTGGACCGCGGCGACATCCGCTTCCTTGGCAACGTCACCTACGGCCGCGACCTGACCCTGCACGACTTCCGCGCGTTCTACGACGCCGTGATTTTCTCCACCGGAGCCATCAAGGATGCTGACCTGGAGATCCCGGGCATCAACCTCGAGGGATCCTTTGGCGGGGCCGACTTCGTCTCCTGGTACGACGGGCATCCCGACGTGCCGCGTGACTGGCCGCTGGAGGCCAAGGAGATTGCGGTGATCGGGAACGGCAACGTGGCCCTTGACGTGGCCCGCATGCTGGTCAAGCACGCCGACGAGTTGCAGGTGACAGAAATCCCGGACAACGTCTATCAGGCGCTGAAGAACTCCCCGGTCACGGACGTGCACGTGTTTGGGCGCCGCGGACCGGCGCAGATCAAGTTCACGCCGCTGGAGCTGCGCGAACTCTCCCACGCCCGGGACGTCGACATCGTCCTGTATCCGGAAGACTTCGAATTCGACGAAGCCTCGGACGAGGCGATCCGCAGCAACAACCAGATCCGCACCATGGTCAACACCCTGACGAACTGGCTCGTCGAGGAGCACGCCGAAGCGGAGCATCCTTCCTCGCGCCGTTTGCACCTGCACTTCCTGCACAACCCGGTGGCCGTCCTGGGAACAGCCGGCGACGCCGACCGCCCCGGCACGGTTACCGGCATCAAATTTGAGCGGATGCAGCTGGACGGCACCGGCAACGTCAAAGGCACGGGGGAATACCTGGACTACCCGGTCCAGGCGGTCTACCGCGCCATCGGCTACCACGGCTCGCCGCTGGATGAGTTGGAATATGATGCCCGCCGCGGTGTCATCCCCAACGAGGGCGGCCGGGTGCTCGACGCCGAGGGCAATCCCGTCCCGGGCATCTACGCGACAGGGTGGATCAAACGCGGGCCTGTGGGCCTGATCGGCCACACCAAGGGCGACGCGCTGGAAACTGTCGGCTTTCTGCTGGAGGACCGGCTGAGCCTGCCGCCGGCGCAAAACCCGGACCCCCAGGCGATCATCGACCTCCTTGAGGCGCGCGGGATCGAGTACACCACCTGGGAAGGCTGGAACAACCTTGACTCCCATGAACGTGCTCTCGGTGCGCAGTGGTCCGCTTCCAGCGACGCCAACGGCGTTGTTCGGGAACGCATTAAGGTGGTTCCCCGCGAGGAGATGGTCCGGATTTCCCGCGGCTAG
- a CDS encoding amino acid permease: protein MNLFRTKSIEQSMSDADEPGRKLKRSLSSWDLMIMGVAVAVGAGIFSVGAKAAANFAGPAVTLSFAIAAVTCALAIMCYAEFATAIPVAGSAYVFTYATMGELLAWIIGWNLILELFTAGAVIAKYWGIYLSKVFALMGVDIPPSISLGGVDLYWGAFLIVAVFTVLLVLGTKLSARVGNIFTLIKIGVVLFVIVVGFSYVKFENYAPFVPASQPTGGNGTADVLKQSFFGFLTGAAPAQYGTLGIFAGAALVFFAFIGFDVVATSAEEVKNPQKTLPRGIFGGLAVVTVLYILVSLALTGMVPYTKLAEAENPTLTTAFEAVGNTDAAKVIAFGSLIGLTTVIMVLLMGLSRVVLAMSRDGLLPRSLSKTSTIRATPVRLQVICGAAVAVVAGLTKVDLLEEMINIGTLSAFVTVSLGILVLRKKRPDLKPAFRVPFGKVVPVVSAVLCLYLMTNLAVETWIFFAGWLVIGVAIYFSYGQRHSRLNEKFAEAKASVNGPGNKNAAESEAAVENLQTLTRS from the coding sequence ATGAACCTATTCCGGACCAAATCAATCGAGCAGTCCATGTCGGACGCCGATGAACCCGGACGCAAGCTGAAGCGCTCACTCAGCTCCTGGGACCTGATGATCATGGGCGTCGCCGTTGCCGTCGGCGCCGGGATTTTCTCGGTGGGCGCGAAGGCTGCAGCGAATTTCGCCGGCCCGGCCGTCACCCTCTCCTTCGCCATCGCCGCCGTCACGTGCGCCTTGGCCATCATGTGCTACGCAGAGTTCGCCACAGCCATCCCGGTGGCCGGCTCCGCCTATGTCTTTACCTACGCCACCATGGGTGAGCTGCTGGCGTGGATCATCGGCTGGAACCTCATCCTTGAGCTGTTCACCGCCGGTGCGGTAATCGCCAAGTACTGGGGCATTTACCTCAGCAAGGTGTTCGCGCTGATGGGCGTAGACATTCCGCCGTCGATTTCGCTGGGCGGCGTCGACCTTTACTGGGGCGCCTTCCTGATCGTCGCTGTATTCACCGTGCTGCTGGTGCTGGGGACAAAGCTGTCCGCCCGCGTCGGCAACATCTTCACGCTGATCAAGATCGGTGTCGTACTCTTTGTCATCGTGGTGGGCTTCAGCTACGTGAAGTTCGAGAACTACGCCCCCTTCGTCCCGGCCTCCCAGCCGACCGGCGGCAACGGTACCGCCGACGTCCTGAAGCAGTCCTTCTTCGGCTTCCTCACAGGTGCCGCCCCCGCGCAGTACGGCACTCTCGGCATCTTCGCCGGGGCTGCGCTGGTCTTCTTCGCGTTTATCGGTTTTGACGTGGTGGCCACGTCGGCGGAGGAGGTCAAAAACCCGCAGAAGACGCTGCCCCGCGGCATTTTCGGCGGCCTGGCCGTCGTGACCGTGCTCTACATCCTGGTGTCGCTCGCGCTCACCGGCATGGTCCCGTACACCAAGCTGGCCGAGGCGGAGAACCCCACTCTCACCACGGCGTTCGAAGCCGTCGGCAACACCGACGCCGCCAAGGTCATCGCCTTCGGCTCCCTGATCGGCCTGACCACCGTCATTATGGTGCTGCTCATGGGTCTCTCCCGCGTCGTGCTTGCCATGAGCCGCGACGGGCTGCTGCCCCGCTCCCTGTCCAAGACCAGCACCATCCGTGCGACGCCGGTCCGGCTCCAGGTCATCTGCGGCGCCGCCGTGGCGGTAGTCGCGGGACTCACCAAAGTGGACCTCCTGGAAGAAATGATCAACATCGGCACGCTGTCCGCGTTCGTGACGGTCAGCCTGGGCATCCTCGTGCTGCGCAAGAAGCGCCCGGACCTCAAACCGGCATTCCGTGTCCCGTTCGGCAAAGTGGTCCCGGTTGTCTCGGCGGTCCTCTGCCTGTACCTCATGACCAACCTGGCCGTGGAGACCTGGATCTTCTTCGCCGGCTGGCTCGTGATCGGCGTGGCCATCTACTTCTCCTACGGCCAGCGTCACTCCCGCCTGAACGAGAAGTTCGCCGAGGCCAAGGCGTCTGTGAACGGGCCAGGCAATAAGAACGCTGCCGAGTCCGAGGCGGCAGTCGAAAACCTGCAGACGCTCACGCGTTCCTAG
- the rarD gene encoding EamA family transporter RarD, with protein sequence MPTPDGSLPSPTALTTPGAPAPGGSTSQRPTAALKAVDADTTAGIVFGIGAYGLWGLMPLYFFVLQPAGAVEIVANRVLWSLIFCILLITVTRSWRVLGAAFRNRTLIVPLMIAAVLIAVNWLTYVYGVTTGQAVEASLGYFINPLVSVLLGVVALKEKLRPLQWAAVGIGFIAVGVLTVSYGKLPWIALTLAFSFGLYGFVKKRVGPRVDAITSLSVETIVLAPVAAAAMVVLALTGAATLTVNGAGHFWLLAASGIITAVPLLFFGASARRLPMTTIGLLQYFAPVLQFIVALAVFHEPMTADRWIGFGVVWLALLVLTVDMLLATRKNSVMRKRARAAA encoded by the coding sequence GTGCCTACACCCGACGGATCCCTCCCCTCCCCAACCGCGCTGACCACACCGGGCGCCCCGGCCCCGGGCGGAAGCACCTCGCAGCGTCCGACGGCGGCCCTGAAAGCGGTGGACGCAGACACGACGGCGGGAATCGTCTTCGGGATCGGCGCGTACGGCCTGTGGGGGCTGATGCCCCTGTACTTCTTTGTGCTGCAACCGGCCGGGGCGGTTGAAATTGTAGCCAACCGGGTCTTGTGGTCGCTCATTTTCTGCATCCTGCTGATCACCGTCACCCGATCCTGGCGGGTCCTCGGTGCCGCCTTCCGGAACCGGACGCTGATCGTTCCCTTGATGATCGCGGCGGTCCTGATCGCGGTGAACTGGCTGACCTATGTTTACGGTGTGACCACCGGACAGGCTGTAGAAGCGTCTCTGGGATATTTCATTAATCCCCTTGTCTCGGTCCTTCTTGGGGTGGTGGCGCTGAAGGAGAAGTTGCGTCCGCTGCAGTGGGCCGCCGTCGGAATCGGTTTCATCGCCGTGGGGGTCCTCACGGTGTCCTACGGCAAACTTCCGTGGATCGCCCTGACGCTTGCGTTCAGCTTTGGCCTCTACGGCTTCGTCAAGAAGCGCGTCGGCCCGCGCGTTGATGCGATCACCAGCCTCTCGGTCGAGACAATCGTGCTGGCGCCGGTGGCTGCCGCCGCGATGGTGGTCCTGGCCCTGACCGGCGCCGCAACACTGACCGTGAACGGCGCCGGGCACTTCTGGCTCCTCGCGGCGTCGGGAATTATCACCGCTGTGCCGCTTCTGTTCTTTGGCGCCTCGGCCCGGCGGTTGCCGATGACCACGATCGGCCTGCTGCAGTACTTCGCCCCCGTGCTGCAGTTCATTGTGGCCCTGGCCGTATTCCACGAACCGATGACAGCCGACCGCTGGATTGGTTTCGGCGTTGTCTGGCTGGCGTTGCTGGTGCTCACGGTGGACATGCTGCTGGCCACCCGGAAGAACTCGGTCATGCGCAAACGGGCCCGCGCCGCCGCCTGA
- the adhP gene encoding alcohol dehydrogenase AdhP, whose amino-acid sequence MQAAVVTEFGKDLQIQTLPVPVPGRGQALVKVLTTGVCHTDLHAAEGDWPVKPTPPFIPGHEGVGEVAALGEGVTDLAVGDLVGNAWLWSACGDCQYCRTGWETLCEAQQNAGYSVDGSFGEYMLVDTRFAARIPAGSDPVEVAPVLCAGVTVYKGLKMTEARPGQWVTISGIGGLGHIAVQYAVAMGLRVAAVDIADDKLALAKKHGAELTVNALHEDPVEVIQRETGGCHGVLVTAVHPSAFGQAIGMARRGGTIVFNGLPPGDFPAPIFEIVLKGLTVRGSIVGTRQDLEEALDFYAQGKIHPTVSTRELSDVNAVLDEMKHAKIDGRVVIKY is encoded by the coding sequence ATGCAGGCAGCAGTAGTAACCGAATTTGGTAAGGACCTGCAGATCCAGACCCTCCCCGTTCCTGTGCCGGGCCGGGGGCAGGCGCTGGTCAAGGTCCTCACCACCGGCGTCTGCCACACCGACCTTCACGCCGCGGAAGGTGATTGGCCCGTGAAGCCGACCCCGCCGTTCATTCCCGGCCACGAAGGCGTCGGCGAGGTGGCTGCCCTCGGCGAAGGCGTGACCGACCTGGCCGTTGGCGATCTCGTCGGCAACGCCTGGCTTTGGTCCGCGTGCGGTGACTGCCAGTACTGCCGCACAGGTTGGGAAACCCTCTGCGAAGCCCAGCAGAACGCCGGCTACAGCGTCGACGGCTCCTTCGGCGAGTACATGCTGGTGGACACGCGCTTCGCGGCCAGAATCCCGGCAGGATCGGACCCCGTCGAGGTTGCCCCCGTCCTCTGCGCCGGAGTGACCGTGTACAAGGGCCTGAAGATGACCGAAGCGCGGCCCGGCCAATGGGTCACGATCTCGGGCATCGGCGGACTGGGACACATCGCCGTGCAATACGCCGTCGCCATGGGCCTCCGGGTTGCCGCGGTGGACATCGCCGACGACAAGCTCGCCCTGGCCAAGAAACACGGCGCGGAGCTGACCGTTAACGCCCTGCACGAAGATCCCGTCGAAGTCATCCAGCGCGAAACCGGAGGTTGCCACGGAGTCCTGGTTACTGCGGTGCACCCGTCAGCATTCGGCCAGGCGATCGGGATGGCCCGCCGCGGCGGAACGATTGTGTTCAACGGCCTTCCGCCGGGTGACTTTCCGGCGCCGATTTTCGAGATTGTGCTCAAAGGCCTGACCGTCCGCGGCTCCATCGTGGGAACCCGGCAGGACCTGGAGGAGGCCCTGGACTTCTATGCCCAGGGCAAGATCCACCCCACCGTCTCAACCCGGGAGCTCTCGGACGTCAATGCCGTCCTCGACGAAATGAAGCACGCCAAAATCGACGGCCGTGTGGTTATCAAATACTGA
- a CDS encoding DUF222 domain-containing protein produces MDGKKGPERVRPGQVTVTEVARLLAAVRPSDGGAGLICQLRELEDLKSAAAALQARVTVASDLYQRREQQKLGVPAGELGAGVGAQIALARRESPAKGGRLLGLAKALVTEMPHTLAALETGQLNEWRATLLVKETACLPAADRAAVDAELAPDTGTFEGAGDRALIAAARTAAYRRDPRSVTQRASHAVTERHVSLRPAPDTMCYLTALLPVAAGVAVHAALTRHADTARSGGDPRTRGQLMADALIERTTGTPGGLGGIEIQLVMSDRTLFQGDSEPARLPGYGIVPAGWARDLLTGTGGGTGGGTGTGRGNEAPARDTSGDAAGQKAGIAAGENELSVWLRRLYTAPGTGTLTALDSRARLFPPGLRRFLTLRDDTCRTPYCDAPIRHFDHITPWHSGGTTIDTNGAGLCEACNHTKETPGWSAQPRPGPTPGRRHTLDLTTPTGHTYQSTAPPLPGTSARTAAGAGTGSRSDGGAGAENTKRDPAAAAGHKLRRTYRREHRQRATTLLRGRSNSQLPA; encoded by the coding sequence ATGGACGGCAAGAAGGGACCCGAAAGGGTCCGGCCAGGGCAGGTCACGGTCACGGAGGTGGCCCGGTTGCTGGCGGCCGTCCGCCCGTCCGACGGCGGTGCTGGGCTGATCTGCCAGCTCCGGGAACTTGAGGACCTGAAGTCCGCCGCCGCGGCACTGCAGGCAAGAGTCACGGTCGCGTCCGACCTGTACCAGCGCCGTGAACAGCAGAAACTCGGGGTGCCGGCCGGGGAGCTCGGTGCCGGGGTCGGTGCGCAGATCGCCCTGGCCCGCCGCGAGTCCCCGGCCAAAGGCGGCCGGCTCCTGGGCCTGGCGAAAGCACTCGTCACCGAAATGCCCCACACCCTGGCCGCGCTGGAGACCGGGCAGCTCAATGAATGGCGCGCCACCCTCCTCGTGAAGGAGACCGCGTGCCTGCCCGCCGCGGACCGGGCCGCCGTGGACGCCGAACTCGCCCCCGACACCGGAACGTTCGAGGGCGCCGGAGACCGCGCGCTGATCGCCGCTGCCCGGACCGCCGCCTACCGGCGCGACCCGCGCTCCGTGACCCAGCGCGCCAGCCACGCGGTGACCGAACGGCACGTCAGCCTCCGCCCGGCCCCGGACACCATGTGCTACCTCACCGCCCTGCTCCCCGTCGCCGCGGGCGTTGCCGTCCATGCCGCCCTGACCCGGCACGCTGACACCGCCCGCTCCGGCGGGGACCCCCGCACCCGCGGACAACTCATGGCCGACGCCCTGATCGAACGCACCACCGGAACCCCCGGCGGGCTAGGCGGGATCGAGATCCAGCTCGTCATGTCCGACCGCACCCTCTTCCAGGGCGACAGTGAACCCGCCCGCCTGCCAGGCTACGGAATCGTCCCCGCCGGCTGGGCCCGGGACCTCCTCACCGGCACCGGCGGGGGCACCGGCGGGGGCACGGGCACCGGCAGGGGCAACGAAGCCCCCGCCCGCGACACCTCCGGCGACGCTGCCGGGCAAAAGGCGGGCATCGCCGCCGGGGAGAACGAGCTGAGCGTCTGGCTCCGTCGGCTCTACACCGCCCCCGGCACCGGCACCCTCACCGCCCTGGACTCCCGCGCCCGGCTCTTCCCGCCCGGGCTCCGCCGCTTCCTCACCCTCCGGGACGACACCTGCCGCACCCCGTACTGCGACGCCCCCATCCGCCACTTCGACCACATCACCCCCTGGCACAGCGGCGGAACCACTATCGACACCAACGGCGCCGGACTCTGCGAAGCCTGCAACCACACCAAAGAGACCCCCGGCTGGTCCGCACAACCGCGCCCCGGACCAACGCCCGGCCGCCGGCACACCCTCGACCTCACCACCCCCACCGGCCACACCTACCAATCCACCGCACCCCCGCTACCGGGAACAAGCGCCAGAACAGCTGCCGGTGCCGGGACCGGTTCCCGCTCCGATGGTGGGGCCGGGGCTGAAAACACGAAACGGGACCCGGCCGCGGCCGCGGGCCACAAGCTACGCCGAACGTATCGCCGCGAACACCGCCAACGGGCGACGACACTCCTCCGTGGCCGGTCGAATAGCCAGCTCCCTGCATGA
- a CDS encoding aldehyde dehydrogenase family protein has translation MTVYAQPGTEGSKVTFKDRYENWIGGEWVAPVKGQYFENITPVTGKVFCEVARGTAEDIELALDAAHKAAPSWGKTSVAERAAVLNKIADRIDENLEMLAVAESWDNGKPIRETLNADIPLAADHFRYFASAVRAQEGRLSQLDEDTTAYHYHEPLGVVGQIIPWNFPILMAVWKLAPALAAGNAVVLKPAEQTPSSILVLMELIGDLLPAGVLNVVNGFGVEAGKPLASSPRIRKIAFTGETSTGRLISQYASQNLIPVTLELGGKSPNIFFNDVADKTDDAFYDKAQEGFTLFAFNQGEVCTCPSRALVQEDIYDSFMADAVARVEKIIQGNPLDTETQLGAQASNDQLEKILSYIDIGKQEGAKILTGGARAEMPGDLAGGYYMQPTIFEGHNKMRIFQEEIFGPVVSVTRFSDYNDAMGIANDTLYGLGAGVWSRNGNVAYRAGREIQAGRVWVNNYHAYPAGAAFGGYKSSGIGRENHSMMLDHYQQTKNLLVSYNENKLGFF, from the coding sequence ATGACTGTCTACGCACAGCCCGGTACCGAGGGCTCGAAGGTCACCTTCAAGGACCGCTACGAGAACTGGATCGGCGGCGAGTGGGTTGCCCCGGTCAAGGGCCAGTACTTTGAGAACATCACCCCGGTCACGGGCAAGGTCTTCTGTGAGGTGGCCCGCGGCACCGCCGAGGACATCGAGCTCGCCCTGGACGCCGCCCACAAGGCCGCCCCGTCCTGGGGCAAGACCTCCGTCGCCGAGCGCGCTGCCGTCCTGAACAAGATCGCCGACCGCATCGACGAGAACCTCGAAATGCTTGCCGTTGCCGAATCCTGGGACAACGGCAAGCCGATCCGCGAGACCCTCAACGCGGATATCCCCCTCGCAGCCGATCACTTCCGTTACTTCGCGTCCGCCGTCCGCGCCCAGGAAGGCCGGCTGTCCCAGCTCGACGAGGACACCACTGCCTATCACTACCACGAACCGCTCGGCGTTGTCGGCCAGATCATCCCCTGGAACTTCCCGATCCTGATGGCGGTCTGGAAGCTGGCCCCGGCGCTCGCCGCCGGCAACGCCGTCGTCCTCAAGCCTGCCGAGCAGACCCCGTCCTCGATCCTGGTCCTGATGGAACTGATCGGCGACCTCCTGCCGGCCGGGGTCCTCAACGTCGTCAACGGCTTCGGCGTCGAGGCGGGCAAGCCGTTGGCCTCCAGCCCCCGGATCCGCAAGATCGCGTTCACCGGCGAAACCTCCACCGGCCGCCTGATCAGCCAGTACGCCAGCCAGAACCTGATCCCGGTCACGCTCGAACTGGGCGGCAAGAGCCCTAACATCTTCTTCAACGACGTCGCCGACAAGACCGACGATGCGTTCTACGACAAAGCCCAGGAAGGGTTCACGCTCTTCGCCTTCAACCAGGGAGAAGTCTGCACCTGCCCGTCACGGGCCCTGGTCCAGGAGGACATCTACGATTCCTTCATGGCCGACGCCGTCGCCCGGGTCGAGAAGATCATCCAGGGCAACCCGCTGGACACCGAAACCCAGCTCGGCGCCCAGGCCTCCAACGACCAGTTGGAGAAGATCCTCTCCTACATCGACATCGGAAAGCAGGAGGGTGCCAAGATCCTCACCGGCGGCGCCCGGGCCGAGATGCCCGGGGACCTGGCCGGCGGCTACTACATGCAGCCGACCATTTTCGAGGGCCACAACAAAATGCGGATTTTCCAGGAGGAGATCTTCGGCCCGGTGGTGTCCGTGACCCGCTTCAGCGACTACAACGACGCCATGGGCATCGCCAACGACACCCTCTACGGGCTCGGCGCCGGCGTCTGGTCCCGTAACGGCAACGTCGCCTACCGTGCCGGCCGCGAAATCCAGGCCGGCCGGGTGTGGGTCAACAACTACCACGCCTACCCTGCAGGCGCTGCGTTCGGCGGCTACAAGTCCTCCGGCATCGGCCGTGAGAACCACTCGATGATGCTGGACCACTACCAGCAGACCAAGAACCTCCTGGTCAGCTACAACGAGAACAAGCTCGGCTTCTTCTAA
- a CDS encoding GAF domain-containing protein encodes MTKVIHPAPLYPPAGGLPAALRQQYARAGHEQLDSRRSEFPEDVQLPGLSSLIQESWRRSAELRANPDNPEAPLAMDRDELEEYRRQHPLAAIMPVIHKLLVLPSHDSGMLVAVGDEVGRLLWVEGDAAMQRRAERMMFVPGADWSEATVGTSAPGTALALGRGIQISGAEHYKRSVHPWSCTAVPFHDPDSGALLGVVDITGTESAVAPHALSLVEATVAAAQAHLRVERLQLAAAHQSPPARRRGPAGAAGRDGAGSLYRNSLQLLGRDQALLSIDGRTVPLSARHSEILALLSTHPEGLNAEELCTLLYPGSASTMTLRAEMVRLRKVLQQLNPDAVPESRPYRLPLDLVPDSGQVLNCLQRGAHRIALEIYRGAVLPRSEAPGIIELRHRVSSLLRDAVLTDGSAESLLRYAGLPEAKDDVEVRAAALKLLPLRSPKRAAVVADLERLEAELGA; translated from the coding sequence ATGACGAAAGTGATCCATCCGGCACCGCTGTACCCGCCGGCAGGCGGGCTGCCCGCAGCGTTGCGCCAGCAGTATGCCAGGGCCGGCCACGAGCAGCTGGACTCGAGGAGATCCGAATTTCCCGAGGATGTGCAACTGCCCGGCCTCAGCAGCCTGATTCAGGAGTCCTGGCGCCGCTCCGCTGAGCTGCGGGCCAATCCGGACAACCCGGAAGCCCCGCTGGCCATGGACCGCGACGAACTTGAGGAGTACCGGCGCCAGCATCCGCTGGCCGCCATCATGCCCGTGATCCACAAGCTCCTGGTTTTGCCCAGCCACGACAGCGGCATGCTGGTGGCCGTGGGCGATGAGGTTGGCCGGTTGCTCTGGGTGGAAGGCGACGCCGCCATGCAGCGCCGGGCGGAACGGATGATGTTCGTGCCGGGCGCCGACTGGTCCGAGGCCACCGTGGGCACCAGCGCGCCGGGCACCGCCCTGGCCCTGGGCCGCGGTATTCAAATCTCCGGCGCAGAGCACTACAAGCGTTCCGTCCACCCGTGGAGCTGCACAGCCGTGCCGTTCCACGATCCCGATTCGGGCGCCCTGCTGGGCGTCGTGGACATCACCGGGACGGAATCCGCCGTCGCACCGCACGCGCTTTCGCTCGTCGAGGCAACGGTGGCCGCCGCCCAGGCGCACCTCCGCGTTGAGCGGCTGCAGCTCGCTGCCGCGCATCAGTCTCCTCCGGCCCGGCGCCGGGGCCCCGCCGGGGCGGCCGGCAGGGATGGGGCCGGCAGCCTGTACCGCAACAGCCTGCAACTCCTCGGCAGAGACCAGGCGCTGCTCAGTATTGACGGGCGCACTGTGCCGTTGTCCGCCCGGCACAGCGAAATCCTGGCTCTGCTCAGCACGCATCCGGAAGGCCTGAACGCGGAGGAGCTGTGCACGCTCCTGTACCCGGGCAGCGCCTCAACCATGACGCTCCGGGCTGAGATGGTCCGGCTCCGCAAGGTCCTCCAGCAGCTGAACCCGGATGCTGTCCCGGAGTCCCGCCCCTACCGGCTGCCGCTGGATCTGGTTCCCGACTCAGGCCAGGTCTTGAACTGTCTGCAGCGCGGCGCCCACCGGATCGCCCTGGAAATCTACCGCGGCGCCGTGTTGCCCCGCTCCGAGGCTCCCGGGATCATCGAGTTGCGGCACCGGGTCTCCTCGTTGCTCCGGGATGCTGTCCTCACGGACGGCAGCGCCGAGTCGCTGCTGAGGTACGCCGGGCTCCCCGAGGCCAAGGACGACGTCGAGGTCCGGGCGGCGGCCCTGAAACTCCTGCCACTGCGCTCACCCAAGCGGGCTGCCGTCGTCGCCGACCTGGAACGGCTTGAGGCAGAACTGGGCGCATGA
- a CDS encoding DUF2461 domain-containing protein: MTTFAGIPDDAFRFYADLEQNNNRDWWLAHRAAYDSAVKGPLTLLLAELEPSFGAAKLFRPNRDIRFSLDKSPYKTAQGAFASTDDGVGFYIQLSADGLLIGGGCHTHTPAQLTRFRSAVDAPASGEALQAIVDAIEAAGFAVEGDSLKTVPRGFDKGHPRADLLKHKSLTAGVNVGQPGWLATPGAPAEVAHRWAELRPLVEWIGRYAAP; encoded by the coding sequence ATGACCACATTCGCAGGCATTCCGGATGACGCCTTCCGGTTCTACGCAGACCTTGAGCAAAACAACAACCGTGACTGGTGGCTGGCGCACAGGGCAGCCTACGACTCCGCAGTGAAAGGGCCGCTGACTTTGCTGCTTGCCGAGCTGGAACCGTCCTTCGGTGCGGCCAAGCTCTTCCGGCCGAACAGGGACATCCGGTTCTCGCTGGACAAGTCGCCGTACAAGACTGCCCAGGGAGCGTTCGCCTCAACTGACGACGGTGTGGGGTTCTACATCCAGCTCAGCGCCGACGGCCTCCTCATCGGGGGCGGCTGCCACACCCACACGCCTGCCCAGCTGACGCGTTTTCGCAGCGCCGTCGATGCGCCGGCCAGCGGAGAGGCCCTGCAAGCGATCGTTGACGCCATCGAGGCTGCCGGCTTTGCTGTGGAGGGCGACAGCCTCAAAACTGTCCCCCGCGGCTTTGACAAGGGCCACCCCCGGGCGGACCTCCTCAAACACAAGTCCCTGACCGCGGGTGTCAACGTGGGCCAACCCGGCTGGCTCGCGACCCCCGGGGCGCCAGCTGAAGTGGCCCACCGCTGGGCGGAACTGCGGCCCCTGGTGGAGTGGATCGGCCGTTACGCCGCCCCCTGA
- a CDS encoding DUF779 domain-containing protein yields the protein MPPTNLDAAVTLPGEDFSRVALTPVAVELLRKMWRQHGPLMFHQSGGCCDGSSPMCYPAGEFITGDSDVQLGLFDISDGLQPQPVEFWMSKEQFNYWSHTHLTVDVVPGRGSGFSVEAPEGKRFLIRSKLMDWPV from the coding sequence ATGCCCCCGACAAACCTCGACGCCGCAGTGACTCTCCCCGGGGAGGATTTCTCCCGGGTGGCGCTCACCCCGGTGGCCGTGGAGCTCCTGCGCAAAATGTGGCGCCAACACGGACCACTGATGTTTCACCAGTCCGGCGGCTGCTGCGATGGTTCCTCGCCCATGTGCTACCCCGCAGGGGAGTTCATCACGGGGGACTCGGACGTGCAGCTCGGCCTGTTCGACATCTCCGATGGCCTGCAGCCCCAGCCGGTTGAGTTCTGGATGTCAAAAGAACAATTCAACTACTGGAGCCACACCCACCTGACAGTGGATGTGGTGCCGGGCCGGGGGAGCGGCTTCTCGGTGGAGGCCCCCGAGGGCAAGCGGTTCCTGATCCGGTCCAAGCTGATGGACTGGCCGGTCTAG